The genomic region GCCGTGCAGGACATGACGGAGGCGTACCAGGCCTTCCTCGCCTACTGAACCACGGCCGGGGCCATCCGCCCCCTGCCTCCGGGCCGGGCCACGCGGCATGGCCCGCCGGCCAGACCCCGGCTTGGCAACGGATCGCAGTCCCAGTAACGATTCGTATTCGAAGCCTTGTGCCCCAGGCCTCACGAACCTGATCAGATGGAGGTCTGTTTGCACTCTCTTCGGACCGTGGCAGCATCCATGGCCATGGTGACCCTTGCCGTGTCGTCCGCCCAGGCGGTCGAGGGCAACTCGATCATCTATCCCAATGGATTCGAGAATTTCGGCGCCGGCATCGTTCCCCCGCCCGGCACCTATTACCTGAACAACACCGAGTATTACACCGCGCGTCGCATGAATGACGGCGCCGGCAACAATGCCATCCCCGGCTTCGGGCTGAATGCGCTGGTGAACGCCAGCCGCGTGATCCAGTCCTGGGACCTGCCCGTGCTGGGCGGCAACCTGTTCAGCCAGATCATCGTGCCCCTGGTCTATCTCAACGTGAACGTGCCCGGCCGCGCACAGAACCGTGCGGGCATCGGCAACGTCACGCTCACGCCGGCCGGCGTGGCCTGGCATTTCGGCGACCTGCACGTTGCCACCGCGGTTGACGTCAACCTGCCGCCGCCGGCCTGGAACAAGAACTGGCTGGCCAATCTCGGCCACAACTACTTTCAGTTCGAGCCGGTCCTCGCCGTCACCTATGCCCGCCCCGGCGGCATCGAGGCGAGCGTGAAGGCGATGTACGACTTCAACACCGAGAACACTTCCACGAATTACCTCTCCGGCCAGACCGCGCATGTCGACTTCGCGCTCGGCTACAATGTCTGGGACACGCTGAAGGTCGGCGCGGTCGGCTACTACCTGACGCAGACCACCGCCGATTCCGGCAGCGGCGCCGCCGGCGCGAACCGCACGGAAGCCCTGGCCATCGGCCCGGGCATGACCTTCATGTACAAAGGTCTGTTCTTCTGGGCGAACTGGCAACATGAGGTCATGGCACATAACCACACCCAGGGCGATGCGCTTTGGCTGAAGGTCGGCCTTCGCTTCTGAACATGGACACGGTCCGGCCCTGCGCTTCTCCGCCCGGCCGGGGCTGTCTATTTTCGTTTTGCACGGACACAAAAAAGGAAAACGCCATGGCCGACACGGTGAAA from Rhodovastum atsumiense harbors:
- a CDS encoding SphA family protein, with protein sequence MVTLAVSSAQAVEGNSIIYPNGFENFGAGIVPPPGTYYLNNTEYYTARRMNDGAGNNAIPGFGLNALVNASRVIQSWDLPVLGGNLFSQIIVPLVYLNVNVPGRAQNRAGIGNVTLTPAGVAWHFGDLHVATAVDVNLPPPAWNKNWLANLGHNYFQFEPVLAVTYARPGGIEASVKAMYDFNTENTSTNYLSGQTAHVDFALGYNVWDTLKVGAVGYYLTQTTADSGSGAAGANRTEALAIGPGMTFMYKGLFFWANWQHEVMAHNHTQGDALWLKVGLRF